One part of the Saprospiraceae bacterium genome encodes these proteins:
- a CDS encoding GxxExxY protein, whose product MNENEISKIAVDCAYKVHKTLGPGLLESVYEECLNYEFSLSGLKINRQMPLPVIYNSIKMNIAYRVDFLINDKVIIEIKAIEGWHDIHAAQVLTYLKLSKCKLGLLINFNVTLIKYGIKRIVFKLDN is encoded by the coding sequence ATGAATGAAAATGAAATATCCAAAATTGCTGTTGATTGTGCTTATAAAGTCCATAAAACTTTGGGTCCTGGGTTGTTGGAAAGTGTGTATGAAGAGTGTTTAAATTATGAGTTTTCATTATCCGGTTTAAAAATAAACAGGCAGATGCCCCTGCCAGTTATTTACAATTCTATTAAAATGAATATTGCATATCGAGTTGATTTTTTAATTAATGACAAAGTTATTATTGAAATAAAGGCAATCGAAGGCTGGCATGATATTCATGCTGCACAAGTGCTAACGTATCTAAAACTTTCAAAATGTAAATTAGGATTGTTAATTAATTTTAATGTTACTTTAATAAAATATGGGATTAAAAGAATAGTATTTAAATTAGACAATTAA
- a CDS encoding Omp28-related outer membrane protein → MKSIYQIKFAILVFFLSGFFSCADWEQTINLPNNNPTTSKRVVVIEEFTGASCVNCPPGIIQSKLIQDLYPNNVIVIAVHSKFLAQPATKGQADLRTPDAQLIEDFLGSWFAKPEAAFNRFYDVSGQTYRFGTPDTWRTFVETELKKDPQVELKIASEFNDATRELKVKLSVKGLLAISKSIHLHCGITESEIIADQLDNSGKLVDFEHNHALRKMITSIAGDKIASSISVGELFEKEYSFVLPQDSILWNPIHCDVFAYVSLDENEKYILQAAETKVK, encoded by the coding sequence ATGAAATCAATATATCAAATTAAATTTGCAATTCTTGTTTTTTTTCTTTCCGGATTTTTTTCTTGTGCGGATTGGGAACAAACAATAAATCTTCCAAATAATAACCCAACAACTTCAAAACGAGTAGTCGTCATTGAAGAATTTACCGGTGCATCCTGTGTTAATTGTCCACCAGGAATTATTCAATCAAAATTAATTCAAGATTTGTATCCCAACAATGTAATTGTGATCGCAGTACATTCAAAATTTTTAGCACAACCAGCTACCAAAGGACAAGCCGATTTAAGAACTCCAGATGCCCAATTAATTGAAGATTTTTTAGGTAGTTGGTTTGCAAAACCGGAAGCTGCTTTTAATCGATTTTATGATGTTTCAGGACAAACTTATCGCTTTGGAACTCCGGATACCTGGAGAACATTTGTTGAAACTGAATTAAAGAAAGATCCACAAGTAGAATTGAAAATTGCAAGTGAATTTAATGATGCAACGCGAGAATTAAAAGTAAAATTAAGTGTAAAAGGTTTGTTAGCAATCTCAAAATCTATTCATTTGCATTGTGGAATTACAGAATCTGAAATCATTGCAGACCAATTGGATAACTCCGGAAAGTTGGTAGATTTTGAACATAATCATGCACTTCGAAAAATGATCACTTCTATAGCTGGCGATAAAATTGCAAGTAGTATTTCTGTAGGCGAACTATTTGAAAAGGAATATAGTTTTGTGCTACCTCAAGATTCCATCTTATGGAATCCAATCCATTGTGATGTATTTGCTTATGTTTCTTTAGATGAAAATGAAAAGTATATTCTTCAAGCTGCGGAAACCAAAGTGAAATAA